One part of the Actinomyces howellii genome encodes these proteins:
- a CDS encoding LssY C-terminal domain-containing protein produces MTADPPRPRPTAPPVYSRGSAKVGEVEARTWGVDDIADALFFAVSALLTLWLAWVLLGSGWHLQPRAVVFSILFWAVLAYLALPRLHQVLTWLYVPDYFIGRTRTPDGLLGDPVNLAVQGHEEDIHEAMTSAGWVRADPISLRSSWGIIVSSLLRRSYPAAPVSTLQLFGRGQDFAYQKEVAGNPAQRHHIRFWHTPDGWVLPGGRRVDWLAAATYDRSVGLSALTLQVTHKIDADIDVERNYVVDDVLWANPAAALETWNDFFTSYHDKNGGGDRVVTDGDLYVLDVHDVVPGPQEDLLRARRMDAQAGRRRPAALVVSLVLLGMLTVVNIVEAITSKTVRSTATDPEIAAEPYGTEILYGIVAATTTIAALAIVGLAVAVWHGHPRSRIVLMGVLTLSVFADMSQVAALGVRQTTTGLIISSALGVLALLAISARPCHQWERSRKEERQRRREERDRPPQTRAPGA; encoded by the coding sequence ATGACCGCAGATCCGCCCCGACCTCGCCCGACCGCTCCTCCCGTCTACTCGCGGGGTTCAGCCAAGGTCGGTGAGGTCGAGGCCCGCACGTGGGGAGTCGACGACATCGCCGACGCCTTGTTCTTCGCGGTCTCCGCCCTCCTCACGCTCTGGCTGGCGTGGGTGCTGCTGGGGTCCGGATGGCACCTCCAGCCGCGCGCCGTCGTCTTCAGCATCCTGTTCTGGGCTGTCCTCGCCTACCTCGCGCTGCCCCGGCTGCACCAGGTGCTCACCTGGCTCTACGTCCCCGACTACTTCATCGGACGCACTCGCACGCCCGACGGCCTCCTGGGCGACCCGGTCAACCTCGCGGTCCAAGGGCACGAGGAGGACATCCATGAGGCGATGACCTCGGCAGGTTGGGTGCGCGCCGACCCCATCTCCCTGCGCTCCTCCTGGGGCATCATCGTGTCCTCGCTCCTGCGCCGCTCCTACCCGGCGGCACCCGTGTCCACCCTCCAGCTGTTCGGCCGAGGACAGGACTTCGCCTACCAGAAGGAGGTCGCCGGCAATCCCGCACAAAGGCATCACATCCGCTTCTGGCACACCCCGGACGGCTGGGTCCTGCCCGGAGGCCGGCGCGTCGACTGGCTCGCCGCCGCCACCTATGACCGCTCGGTGGGTCTGAGCGCGCTCACCCTCCAGGTCACCCACAAGATCGATGCCGACATCGACGTCGAGCGCAACTACGTCGTCGACGACGTCCTGTGGGCCAACCCTGCGGCGGCCCTGGAGACGTGGAACGACTTCTTCACCTCCTACCACGACAAGAACGGAGGCGGGGACCGGGTGGTCACTGACGGCGACCTCTACGTCCTCGACGTCCATGATGTGGTGCCGGGGCCGCAGGAGGACCTCCTGCGGGCTCGACGCATGGACGCGCAGGCAGGGCGGCGACGTCCCGCCGCCCTCGTCGTCTCCCTCGTGCTTCTGGGGATGCTCACCGTCGTCAACATCGTTGAGGCCATCACCTCCAAGACCGTGCGCAGCACCGCGACGGACCCCGAGATCGCTGCCGAGCCCTACGGCACCGAGATCCTCTACGGGATCGTGGCCGCCACGACAACCATCGCCGCGCTGGCAATCGTCGGGCTCGCCGTGGCGGTGTGGCACGGCCACCCGCGCAGCCGGATCGTCCTCATGGGGGTGCTCACTCTCTCGGTGTTCGCCGACATGTCCCAGGTCGCGGCCCTGGGGGTGCGACAGACCACGACAGGGCTCATCATCTCCTCAGCCCTCGGGGTCCTGGCGCTGTTGGCAATCAGCGCACGGCCCTGCCACCAGTGGGAGAGATCCCGTAAGGAGGAGCGCCAGCGACGACGGGAGGAACGTGACCGCCCGCCACAGACGCGGGCACCGGGCGCATGA